Proteins encoded by one window of Halorubrum ruber:
- a CDS encoding pyridoxal phosphate-dependent aminotransferase has product MSDAYDFSERIGRVEPSATLAISNLAAEKEAEGADIVDLSVGEPDFDTPENVVEAGKDALDAGHTGYTSSNGVPELKEAIAEKLRGNGVDADADEVIVTPGGKQALYETFQTLIDDGDEVVLLDPAWVSYEAMAKLAGADLSRVDLAPHGFQLEPALDELAETISDDTALLVVNSPSNPTGAVFSEAALEGVRDLAVEHDVAVISDEIYERITYGVEPTSLASLDGMADRTVTINGFSKAYSMTGWRLGYLHATEEFVGEAGKLHSHSVSCATNFVQRAGIEALENTEESVEEMRDAFESRRDLLVDLFDEHGVDVDVGDGAFYMMIPVDDDDQAWCERAIEEASVACVPGSAFNADGFARISYAASEERLREAVDRLVANDLL; this is encoded by the coding sequence ATGAGCGACGCATACGACTTCTCGGAGCGGATCGGACGCGTAGAGCCCAGCGCGACGCTGGCGATATCGAACCTCGCGGCGGAGAAGGAGGCGGAGGGCGCGGACATCGTCGACCTCTCGGTCGGCGAGCCCGACTTCGACACCCCGGAGAACGTCGTCGAGGCCGGCAAAGACGCCCTCGACGCCGGACACACGGGGTACACCTCCTCGAACGGCGTGCCCGAACTCAAGGAAGCGATCGCGGAGAAACTGCGCGGCAACGGCGTCGACGCCGACGCCGACGAGGTGATCGTCACCCCCGGCGGCAAGCAGGCGCTGTACGAGACGTTCCAGACGCTGATCGACGACGGCGACGAAGTCGTCCTGCTGGACCCGGCGTGGGTCTCCTACGAGGCGATGGCGAAGCTCGCCGGCGCCGACCTCTCGCGCGTCGACCTCGCGCCGCACGGCTTCCAGTTAGAGCCCGCGCTCGACGAGCTCGCGGAGACGATCTCGGACGACACCGCGCTGCTCGTCGTCAACTCCCCGTCGAACCCCACGGGCGCCGTCTTCTCCGAGGCCGCCTTAGAGGGCGTCCGCGACCTCGCCGTGGAGCACGACGTCGCCGTCATCTCCGATGAGATCTACGAACGCATCACGTACGGCGTCGAGCCGACCTCGCTCGCGAGCCTCGACGGGATGGCGGACCGCACCGTCACGATTAACGGCTTCTCGAAGGCGTACTCGATGACCGGCTGGCGGCTCGGCTACCTCCACGCGACCGAGGAGTTCGTCGGCGAGGCGGGGAAGCTCCACTCCCACTCCGTCTCCTGTGCGACGAACTTCGTCCAGCGCGCGGGGATCGAGGCCCTCGAAAACACCGAGGAGTCGGTCGAGGAGATGCGCGACGCGTTCGAGTCCCGCCGCGACCTCCTCGTCGACCTGTTCGACGAACACGGCGTCGATGTCGACGTCGGCGACGGCGCCTTCTACATGATGATCCCGGTCGACGACGACGACCAGGCGTGGTGCGAGCGCGCCATCGAGGAGGCGTCGGTCGCCTGCGTCCCCGGCAGCGCGTTCAACGCGGACGGCTTCGCGCGGATCTCCTACGCCGCGAGCGAGGAGCGCCTCCGCGAGGCGGTCGACCGCCTCGTGGCGAACGACCTGTTGTAG
- a CDS encoding DUF5797 family protein, whose amino-acid sequence MSLTDEERGRLADVVRLQPTKNGELQDAWEMESGSEVHGYLENHLKEYYYRDDDSLIRATAEANDLVDVEPGIEPDAVAKGSVPETIRVPELESQVVDVLAGPDERSQSVVSVLNALREAYDVDPEVDAVRRALRSLERKNVVEVVYRTVPTFRLAVDRDEITVEIEE is encoded by the coding sequence ATGAGCCTCACCGACGAGGAACGCGGGCGGCTCGCGGACGTGGTCCGCCTCCAGCCGACGAAGAACGGCGAGCTGCAGGACGCCTGGGAGATGGAGAGCGGCAGCGAGGTCCACGGCTACCTGGAGAACCACCTGAAGGAGTACTACTACCGCGACGACGACAGCCTGATCCGCGCGACGGCGGAGGCGAACGACCTCGTCGACGTCGAGCCCGGGATCGAGCCCGACGCGGTCGCGAAGGGCAGTGTCCCCGAGACGATCCGCGTTCCGGAGCTGGAGTCGCAGGTCGTGGACGTCCTCGCCGGCCCCGACGAGCGCTCGCAGTCGGTCGTCAGCGTGCTCAACGCCCTCCGCGAGGCGTACGACGTCGACCCGGAGGTCGACGCGGTGCGCCGGGCGCTGCGCAGCCTCGAACGCAAGAACGTCGTCGAGGTCGTCTACCGCACCGTGCCGACGTTCCGGCTCGCCGTCGACCGCGACGAGATCACGGTCGAGATCGAAGAGTAG
- the gatC gene encoding Asp-tRNA(Asn)/Glu-tRNA(Gln) amidotransferase subunit GatC, with product MSDTAASDDGETAVDAEEVRHVADLARVRLADDEVDEFAAQFGDILEYFAALDEVPETEREEELVNVMRPDEIEEGLTQEEALANAEETEDGFFVGPKVS from the coding sequence ATGAGCGACACCGCAGCGTCGGACGACGGCGAGACCGCCGTCGACGCCGAGGAGGTCAGACACGTCGCCGACCTCGCGCGGGTGCGGCTCGCCGACGACGAGGTCGACGAGTTCGCGGCGCAGTTCGGCGACATCTTGGAGTACTTCGCGGCGCTCGACGAGGTCCCCGAGACCGAGCGCGAGGAGGAACTCGTCAACGTGATGCGCCCGGACGAAATCGAGGAGGGGCTCACGCAGGAGGAGGCGCTCGCGAACGCCGAGGAGACGGAGGACGGCTTCTTCGTCGGGCCGAAGGTGTCGTAG
- the ribH gene encoding 6,7-dimethyl-8-ribityllumazine synthase, which produces MVSLGLVVARFNDSVTEPMAEAAREAAADRDAVVVDELSVPGAYDSPLAADRLARRDDVDAVAVVGAIVTGDTDHDRVIANATAEKLTQVSLDRDTPVTFGVSGPGMSGAEARERIDKGADAAAAAIDLAEELD; this is translated from the coding sequence ATGGTCTCGCTGGGACTGGTGGTGGCGCGGTTCAACGACTCCGTCACGGAGCCGATGGCCGAGGCCGCCCGTGAGGCGGCCGCCGACCGCGACGCCGTCGTTGTCGACGAACTGAGCGTGCCGGGCGCGTACGACAGCCCGCTGGCCGCCGACCGGCTGGCGCGCCGAGACGACGTCGACGCCGTCGCGGTCGTCGGCGCCATCGTCACCGGCGACACCGACCACGACCGCGTCATCGCGAACGCGACCGCCGAGAAGCTCACGCAGGTGAGCCTCGACCGGGACACCCCGGTCACCTTCGGCGTGAGCGGCCCCGGGATGTCCGGCGCGGAGGCGCGCGAGCGGATCGACAAGGGCGCGGACGCGGCCGCGGCCGCGATCGACCTCGCCGAGGAACTCGACTGA
- a CDS encoding universal stress protein has product MYQTILYPTDGSEGSAAVADHVRELAAAFDATVHVLYVVDARGANYGLSGAFLTDEGSGVQADPAPDDDSGMVGEGTDAAATRSALVERGEEIVEAAAAALRDGEAPPETVTAVETGTPHSAILEYADENDVDLVVMGTHGRTGVERYLLGSVAEKVVRLADVPVTTVRADEGE; this is encoded by the coding sequence ATGTACCAGACAATCCTCTACCCGACTGACGGAAGCGAGGGATCGGCGGCCGTCGCCGACCACGTCCGGGAGCTCGCGGCCGCGTTCGACGCGACCGTCCACGTCCTGTACGTCGTCGACGCGCGAGGCGCCAACTACGGACTGAGCGGCGCCTTCCTGACGGACGAGGGGTCGGGCGTCCAGGCCGATCCGGCCCCGGACGACGACAGCGGCATGGTCGGCGAGGGCACCGACGCGGCGGCGACGCGGTCGGCGCTCGTCGAGCGCGGCGAGGAGATCGTCGAGGCCGCGGCCGCGGCGCTCCGCGACGGCGAGGCGCCGCCGGAGACCGTCACCGCCGTCGAAACGGGCACGCCGCACTCGGCGATCTTGGAGTACGCCGACGAGAACGACGTCGACCTCGTGGTGATGGGAACCCACGGTCGGACCGGCGTCGAGCGGTACCTGCTCGGCAGCGTCGCGGAGAAGGTCGTCCGGCTCGCGGACGTGCCGGTGACGACGGTGCGGGCGGACGAGGGCGAGTGA
- a CDS encoding SHOCT domain-containing protein, whose amino-acid sequence MADDETLRERFRRNASGIAAMVVTGTWLAAMFLDAGWWLPFMLFGYIVIVPIVSMLFDEEEAESVHVESESGSVRVERGKTVERDEATEDTTDALERLRTRYANGDLTDEQFERKLDRLLETETPEDAAEWAQRNRDARQDRGAGRERDVEREQ is encoded by the coding sequence ATGGCCGACGACGAGACCCTCCGCGAGCGGTTCCGCCGCAACGCGAGCGGCATCGCCGCCATGGTGGTGACCGGGACGTGGCTGGCGGCGATGTTCCTCGACGCTGGGTGGTGGCTCCCGTTCATGCTGTTCGGGTACATCGTGATCGTCCCGATCGTCTCGATGCTGTTCGACGAGGAGGAGGCGGAGTCCGTTCACGTCGAGTCGGAGTCGGGCTCGGTCCGCGTCGAGCGCGGGAAGACGGTGGAGCGCGACGAGGCGACCGAGGACACGACGGACGCCTTGGAGCGGCTGCGGACCCGCTACGCGAACGGCGACCTCACGGACGAGCAGTTCGAGCGGAAGCTGGATCGGCTGCTGGAGACCGAGACACCCGAGGACGCGGCCGAGTGGGCCCAGCGTAACCGAGATGCGCGGCAGGACCGCGGGGCGGGACGGGAGCGCGACGTCGAGCGGGAGCAGTGA
- the msrA gene encoding peptide-methionine (S)-S-oxide reductase MsrA, with the protein MTDTETATVGGGCFWCVEAAFKELDGVESVTSGYAGGHADDPTYREVCSGNTGHAEVVQVEYDPGALSYEDILEIFFTVHDPTQLNRQGPDVGSQYRSIVLYHDDEQRQVVENYVVALDEEGGYDDDVVTEIEPLETFYRAEEKHQDYFEKNPADAYCTMHAQPKVEKVRERFREKVKA; encoded by the coding sequence ATGACAGACACCGAGACCGCGACGGTCGGCGGCGGCTGCTTCTGGTGCGTCGAGGCGGCGTTCAAGGAGCTCGACGGCGTCGAGAGCGTCACCTCCGGCTACGCCGGCGGCCACGCCGACGACCCCACCTACCGCGAGGTGTGTTCCGGCAACACCGGCCACGCGGAGGTCGTTCAGGTCGAGTACGACCCCGGCGCCCTCTCCTACGAGGACATCCTGGAGATCTTCTTCACCGTCCACGACCCGACGCAGCTGAACCGGCAGGGCCCGGACGTGGGGAGCCAGTACCGGTCGATCGTACTCTACCACGACGACGAGCAGCGGCAGGTCGTAGAGAACTACGTCGTGGCGCTCGACGAGGAGGGCGGCTACGACGACGATGTCGTCACGGAGATCGAGCCGCTGGAGACGTTCTACCGCGCCGAGGAGAAACACCAGGACTACTTCGAAAAGAACCCGGCCGACGCCTACTGTACGATGCACGCCCAGCCCAAGGTGGAGAAGGTCCGCGAGCGCTTCCGCGAGAAGGTCAAAGCGTAA
- a CDS encoding mechanosensitive ion channel family protein gives MGAPAGTFGPLAIAGTLEPYLGPVTGIVVDAAIFLAVVVATYVIYKSVVTSLLRRVFDRQGLDEHARRPLQKIVAFLVLFAGVTVAFGAAGYQGFLRSLATIAAAATLAIGFALQDVIKNFVAGVFIYTDKPFRIGDWIEWNDNSGVVEDISFRVTRVRTFDNELLTVPNHALTSDVVKNPVAKKTLRLKFVFGIDYEDDVEKASEIIVEEAEKSDAILADPAPSVRLTELADSYVGLQSRIWIDDPSRADFVKARADYVKAVKARFDEEGISIPFPQRTVSGRNEWTDPSSFGGGD, from the coding sequence ATGGGCGCTCCCGCGGGAACGTTCGGCCCCCTCGCCATCGCGGGGACGCTGGAACCGTACCTCGGCCCGGTGACCGGGATCGTCGTCGACGCCGCGATCTTCCTCGCGGTCGTCGTCGCGACGTACGTCATTTATAAATCGGTCGTCACGTCGCTCCTCCGCCGGGTGTTCGACAGGCAGGGGCTCGACGAGCACGCGCGGCGTCCGCTCCAGAAGATCGTGGCGTTCCTCGTGCTGTTCGCCGGCGTCACGGTCGCGTTCGGCGCGGCGGGCTACCAGGGGTTCCTGCGCTCGCTGGCGACGATCGCGGCCGCGGCGACGCTCGCGATCGGCTTCGCCCTACAGGACGTGATCAAGAACTTCGTCGCGGGCGTCTTCATTTATACGGACAAGCCGTTCCGCATCGGCGACTGGATCGAGTGGAACGACAACTCGGGGGTCGTCGAGGACATCTCCTTCCGGGTCACCCGGGTCCGCACGTTCGACAACGAGCTGCTCACGGTGCCGAACCACGCCCTGACGAGCGACGTGGTGAAGAACCCGGTCGCGAAGAAGACGCTCCGCCTGAAGTTCGTCTTCGGCATCGACTACGAGGACGACGTCGAGAAGGCGAGCGAGATCATCGTCGAGGAGGCCGAGAAGAGCGACGCGATCTTAGCCGACCCCGCGCCCTCGGTCCGGCTCACGGAGCTGGCCGACTCCTACGTCGGCCTCCAGTCGCGGATCTGGATCGACGACCCCTCGCGAGCCGACTTCGTGAAGGCGCGCGCCGACTACGTGAAGGCCGTCAAGGCGCGCTTCGACGAGGAGGGGATCTCGATCCCCTTCCCGCAGCGGACCGTCTCGGGGCGCAACGAGTGGACGGACCCATCCTCGTTCGGCGGGGGCGACTGA
- the trkA gene encoding Trk system potassium transporter TrkA, translating into MHVVVIGAGEVGTSIAASLASDHEVVVVDVDPDRAEQLKYELDVLTIAGDGTSSEIQSAAEVDRADMVIACTDDDQTNLVACGTAKTLGDGFTIARVKSTDFLRTWQGNEGAFGVDFMVCTDLLTAENIVRVIGLPAAVDVDPFAGGLVQMAEFEIAAGSPVAEQTVSEADRFESLTFVGLFRDGEMTIPRGDTDIAVGDRAVVIGSPESVQSFATDVAPETTPDRADEIVVVGGSEIGYQTARLLEERDFKPRLIERDADRARWLAENLPNTVVMEHDATDTEFLSREHVDEADIVVTALRSDEKNLLISVLAKRLGVDRVIAVVDSPDYVTVFEEIGIDIAINPRTVTAEEITRFTYESVAENIAVLENDQAEVLELELTEGCGLVGRPISEVVAESEVRFVIGAITRDHRLVTPRGDTVLQAGDHVILLVESESVGEIASMA; encoded by the coding sequence ATGCACGTGGTCGTCATCGGGGCCGGCGAGGTCGGGACGAGCATCGCCGCGAGTCTCGCGTCGGACCACGAGGTCGTCGTCGTCGACGTCGACCCGGACCGGGCGGAACAGCTCAAGTACGAACTCGACGTGCTCACCATCGCCGGCGACGGCACGTCCTCCGAGATCCAGTCGGCCGCCGAAGTCGACCGCGCGGACATGGTCATCGCCTGTACCGACGACGACCAGACGAACCTCGTCGCCTGCGGCACCGCGAAGACGCTCGGCGACGGGTTCACGATCGCCCGCGTGAAGAGCACCGACTTCCTCCGCACCTGGCAGGGCAACGAGGGCGCCTTCGGCGTCGACTTCATGGTGTGTACCGACCTCCTGACCGCGGAGAACATCGTCCGCGTCATCGGCCTCCCGGCCGCGGTCGACGTCGACCCGTTCGCCGGCGGCCTCGTCCAGATGGCGGAGTTCGAGATCGCGGCGGGGAGCCCCGTCGCCGAACAGACCGTCTCGGAGGCCGACCGCTTCGAGTCGCTCACGTTCGTCGGGCTGTTCCGCGACGGCGAGATGACTATCCCGCGCGGGGACACCGACATCGCCGTCGGCGATCGCGCGGTGGTGATCGGGAGCCCCGAGAGCGTCCAGTCGTTCGCGACCGACGTCGCGCCGGAGACGACCCCGGACCGCGCCGACGAGATCGTCGTCGTCGGCGGCAGCGAGATCGGCTACCAGACCGCCCGGCTGCTTGAGGAGCGCGACTTCAAGCCGCGGCTGATAGAGCGGGACGCCGACCGCGCGCGGTGGCTCGCGGAGAACCTCCCGAACACCGTCGTGATGGAACACGACGCCACCGACACCGAGTTCCTCTCCCGGGAGCACGTCGACGAGGCCGACATCGTCGTCACCGCGCTCCGCTCGGACGAGAAGAACCTCCTCATCTCCGTGCTCGCCAAGCGGCTCGGCGTCGACCGCGTGATCGCCGTCGTCGACAGCCCGGACTACGTCACCGTCTTCGAGGAGATCGGCATCGACATCGCGATCAACCCCCGCACCGTGACCGCCGAGGAGATCACCCGGTTCACCTACGAGAGCGTCGCGGAGAACATCGCGGTGCTGGAGAACGACCAGGCGGAGGTCCTCGAGCTCGAACTCACCGAGGGGTGCGGGCTCGTCGGGCGACCCATCTCGGAGGTCGTCGCCGAGAGCGAGGTGCGGTTCGTCATCGGCGCGATCACGCGCGACCACCGGCTGGTCACCCCCCGCGGGGACACCGTGCTTCAAGCGGGCGACCACGTGATCCTCCTCGTGGAGTCGGAGTCGGTGGGCGAGATCGCGTCGATGGCCTGA
- a CDS encoding TrkH family potassium uptake protein, with product MNTKIRVGWRASVGLTGDVLAALSVPLSFPLLIALYYGESPLPFVAAIAVSLALGAAFRSIQDPSVNLGPREAFLAVALIWFLVAAVGAIPFVVAGVGTVAHPVNAMFEAMSGLTTTGATVLRDFSLHAKSVMMWRQVIQWLGGLGILILATAVLSEIGVGGAQLMESESQTQDVNKLTPKISQTAQLIWGIYFGLTGLAIAVYFLLGLAVDPQMDLYNAVAHAFTSVATAGFSPEPLSVGAFHPLIQWAVVPFMVIGSTSFVLIYFAINGEPMRLLRNEEFHFYLGAMGTLASVVALGLFLDPSTTFGAEGTVRHAVFNVASIVTTTGYASTDYVQWAPAAKHMLFMGMFVGGMVGSTTCSIKSLRWLVALKSFRRNLYTAIHPESVRPVRISGKPIDEGAIRDIYAYLLLSIVIFFLLAIVIVVDAERGNATVTEFEALGAAATTFLNIGPAFGDAGPYGTFATFPLSTRAVMIVLMWIGRIEIIPVLVLFTKAFWTS from the coding sequence GTGAACACCAAGATCCGAGTCGGGTGGCGGGCGAGCGTGGGGCTCACCGGCGACGTCCTCGCCGCGCTCTCCGTTCCCCTGTCCTTCCCCCTCCTCATCGCGCTCTACTACGGGGAATCGCCGCTGCCCTTCGTCGCGGCGATCGCCGTCTCGCTCGCGCTCGGCGCGGCGTTCCGGTCGATCCAGGACCCGTCGGTCAACCTCGGGCCCCGGGAGGCGTTCCTCGCGGTGGCGCTGATCTGGTTCCTCGTCGCCGCGGTCGGCGCGATCCCGTTCGTCGTCGCGGGCGTGGGCACCGTCGCGCACCCGGTGAACGCCATGTTCGAGGCGATGAGCGGGCTGACGACGACCGGCGCGACCGTGTTGCGCGACTTCTCGCTCCACGCGAAGTCCGTCATGATGTGGCGGCAGGTGATCCAGTGGCTCGGCGGACTGGGGATCCTGATCTTGGCGACCGCGGTCCTCTCCGAGATCGGGGTGGGTGGCGCGCAGCTGATGGAGTCGGAGTCGCAGACGCAGGACGTCAACAAGCTCACGCCGAAGATCTCGCAGACCGCGCAGCTGATCTGGGGGATCTACTTCGGGCTCACGGGGCTCGCGATCGCCGTCTACTTCCTGCTCGGACTCGCGGTCGACCCGCAGATGGACCTGTACAACGCGGTCGCCCACGCGTTCACGTCGGTCGCGACCGCCGGGTTCTCGCCGGAGCCGCTCTCGGTCGGCGCGTTCCACCCGCTCATCCAGTGGGCGGTCGTCCCGTTCATGGTGATCGGCTCGACCAGCTTCGTGCTCATCTACTTCGCCATCAACGGCGAGCCGATGCGCCTGCTGCGAAACGAGGAGTTCCACTTCTACCTCGGCGCGATGGGGACGCTCGCGTCGGTCGTCGCGCTCGGCCTGTTCCTCGACCCCAGCACGACCTTCGGCGCCGAGGGAACGGTGCGTCACGCCGTGTTCAACGTCGCCTCCATCGTGACGACGACGGGGTACGCCAGCACCGATTACGTACAGTGGGCGCCCGCCGCGAAGCACATGCTGTTCATGGGGATGTTCGTCGGGGGAATGGTCGGGTCGACCACCTGCTCGATCAAGTCGCTGCGGTGGCTGGTCGCGCTGAAGTCGTTCCGCCGGAACCTCTACACCGCGATCCACCCGGAGTCCGTCCGGCCGGTCCGGATCTCGGGGAAGCCGATCGACGAGGGCGCGATCCGCGACATCTACGCGTACCTCCTCCTCAGCATCGTGATCTTCTTTCTGCTCGCCATCGTCATCGTCGTCGACGCCGAGCGAGGGAACGCCACCGTGACGGAGTTCGAGGCGCTCGGCGCCGCGGCGACCACGTTCCTCAACATCGGGCCGGCGTTCGGCGACGCGGGTCCGTACGGAACGTTCGCGACGTTCCCGCTGAGCACCCGCGCCGTGATGATCGTCCTGATGTGGATCGGCCGGATAGAGATCATCCCGGTCCTCGTGCTGTTCACGAAGGCGTTCTGGACGTCGTAG
- a CDS encoding metallophosphoesterase family protein: MKIGLISDIHANLPALETVLDDMPAVDRIYCAGDVVGYNPWPAECVERVRDVAAATVRGNHDRTVETPERYGANRMAEAGLEHAKASLSADQREWIGGLPRAETFAGDRYLLVHSHPAAEREDAYVYPEEFPNLDRHMGEYDGIVLGHTHVQGLRGVAGGFVLNPGSVGQPRDGDPRAGYAVLDTTADGTDAVETHRVAYDVDRVAEAVREADLPETTAERLYEGK, encoded by the coding sequence ATGAAGATCGGCCTCATCTCGGACATCCACGCGAATCTCCCCGCGCTGGAGACGGTGCTCGACGACATGCCCGCAGTCGACCGGATCTACTGCGCCGGCGACGTGGTCGGCTACAACCCCTGGCCCGCCGAGTGCGTCGAGCGCGTGCGCGACGTCGCGGCCGCGACGGTGCGCGGGAACCACGACCGCACCGTCGAGACCCCGGAGCGCTACGGCGCCAACCGGATGGCCGAGGCGGGCCTCGAACACGCGAAGGCGTCCCTCTCGGCCGACCAGCGCGAGTGGATCGGCGGCCTCCCGCGCGCGGAGACGTTCGCCGGCGACCGGTACCTGCTCGTCCACTCGCACCCCGCGGCCGAGCGCGAGGACGCCTACGTCTACCCGGAGGAGTTCCCCAACCTCGACCGCCACATGGGCGAGTACGACGGTATCGTCCTCGGCCACACCCACGTTCAGGGACTCCGGGGGGTGGCCGGCGGATTCGTGCTCAATCCGGGCAGCGTCGGCCAGCCGCGCGACGGCGACCCGCGGGCCGGCTACGCAGTCCTCGACACGACCGCCGACGGGACCGACGCGGTCGAGACCCACCGCGTGGCGTACGACGTCGACCGCGTCGCCGAGGCGGTCCGCGAAGCGGATCTCCCCGAGACGACCGCGGAGCGCCTCTACGAGGGGAAGTAG
- the gatA gene encoding Asp-tRNA(Asn)/Glu-tRNA(Gln) amidotransferase subunit GatA, producing MAADINAFVTEETIEGDADTEGPLAGRTVAVKDNISTAGIRTTCGSEMLADYVPPYSATVVDRLTEAGATVVGKTNMDEFGMGTTTETSAFGPTKNPVDTDRVPGGSSGGSAAAVAAGEADVALGSDTGGSVRCPAAFCGVVGIKPTYGLVSRYGLIAYANSLEQIGPIAGTVEEAAAALDVIAGDDPNDGTTRELAEVDGADPDASYAAAADGDVDGLTVGVPTELFEGADERVVETVEAAIDDLEAQGAETTGISLPSVEHAVQAYYVIAMAEASSNLARFDGVRYGNRAESDGNWNESFAETREEGFGAEVKRRILLGTYALSAGYHDKYYEKAQDARAWVRQDFEDAFDDVDVIASPTMPVLPFELGESLDDPLRMYLADANTTPVNLANLPAISVPAGEADGLPVGLQLVGPKFGEETIVRAASAVEER from the coding sequence ATGGCGGCCGACATCAACGCCTTCGTCACGGAGGAGACGATCGAGGGCGACGCCGACACCGAAGGCCCCCTCGCGGGGCGGACGGTGGCAGTCAAGGACAACATCTCCACCGCGGGGATCCGGACGACCTGCGGATCCGAGATGCTCGCCGACTACGTCCCGCCCTACTCCGCCACCGTCGTCGACCGACTGACCGAGGCGGGTGCGACGGTCGTCGGCAAGACGAACATGGACGAGTTCGGGATGGGGACGACGACGGAGACCTCCGCGTTCGGCCCCACCAAGAACCCGGTCGACACCGACCGCGTCCCGGGCGGCTCCTCCGGGGGCTCTGCGGCCGCGGTCGCGGCGGGCGAGGCCGACGTCGCGCTCGGCTCCGACACCGGCGGGTCGGTGCGCTGCCCGGCCGCCTTCTGCGGGGTCGTCGGGATCAAGCCGACCTACGGACTCGTCTCCCGGTACGGGCTCATCGCGTACGCGAACTCCCTCGAACAGATCGGGCCGATCGCGGGCACCGTCGAGGAGGCGGCCGCCGCGCTCGACGTCATCGCCGGCGACGACCCGAACGACGGGACGACGCGCGAGCTCGCCGAGGTCGACGGCGCCGACCCCGACGCGAGCTACGCTGCGGCCGCCGACGGCGACGTGGATGGCCTCACTGTGGGAGTCCCCACGGAGCTGTTCGAGGGCGCCGACGAGCGCGTCGTCGAGACGGTCGAGGCCGCGATCGACGACCTCGAAGCGCAGGGCGCCGAGACGACCGGGATCTCGCTTCCCTCCGTCGAACACGCCGTTCAGGCGTACTACGTGATCGCGATGGCGGAGGCCTCCTCGAACCTCGCGCGCTTCGACGGCGTGCGGTACGGGAACCGCGCCGAGTCGGACGGCAACTGGAACGAGTCGTTCGCGGAGACGCGCGAGGAGGGGTTCGGCGCGGAGGTCAAGCGCCGGATCCTGCTCGGCACGTACGCGCTCTCGGCCGGCTACCACGACAAGTACTACGAGAAGGCGCAGGACGCCCGCGCCTGGGTCCGGCAGGACTTCGAGGACGCGTTCGACGACGTCGACGTGATCGCGTCGCCGACGATGCCGGTCCTCCCCTTCGAGCTCGGCGAGAGCCTCGACGACCCGCTGCGGATGTACCTCGCGGACGCGAACACGACCCCCGTCAACCTCGCGAACCTGCCCGCGATCTCGGTGCCCGCCGGCGAGGCCGACGGGCTCCCAGTCGGGCTCCAGCTCGTCGGGCCGAAGTTCGGCGAGGAGACGATCGTTCGCGCCGCGAGCGCGGTCGAGGAGCGATGA
- a CDS encoding YhbY family RNA-binding protein gives MSDQELRKEAHDLDVTVWVGKKGVDAVVDETSDQLDDAKLVKVKFLRAARGGTSTEELAEELAEAVGADLIETRGNTAVLH, from the coding sequence ATGAGCGACCAGGAACTGCGGAAGGAGGCCCACGACCTCGACGTCACCGTTTGGGTCGGCAAGAAGGGCGTCGACGCGGTCGTCGACGAAACGTCCGACCAGCTCGACGACGCAAAGCTCGTGAAGGTGAAGTTCCTCCGCGCGGCCCGCGGCGGGACATCAACCGAGGAGCTCGCGGAAGAGCTTGCCGAGGCGGTCGGCGCCGACCTGATCGAGACCCGCGGGAACACGGCGGTGCTGCACTGA
- a CDS encoding DUF5788 family protein yields the protein MSDSERTAIGDDVRETLLDRVTSQSATVGASVPDEIEVDGTALDLSAFIVETRKVDAVPPALDRKVTAARDALRAERERRLDRLETEPIDRETAEALAEEVIGIDRALNALEGIRRPGFADEHHADTLAGHERWLAFVDQVR from the coding sequence ATGAGCGACTCGGAGCGAACGGCGATCGGCGACGACGTTCGTGAGACCCTCCTCGACCGCGTGACCAGTCAGAGCGCCACGGTCGGCGCGAGCGTCCCCGACGAGATCGAGGTCGACGGGACCGCGCTCGACCTCTCCGCGTTCATCGTCGAGACGCGGAAGGTCGACGCCGTCCCGCCCGCGCTCGACCGGAAAGTGACGGCCGCGCGCGACGCCCTCCGCGCGGAGCGGGAGCGGCGGCTCGACCGGTTGGAGACGGAGCCGATCGACCGGGAGACGGCCGAGGCGCTCGCCGAGGAGGTGATCGGTATCGACCGCGCGCTGAACGCCTTAGAGGGGATCCGCCGTCCGGGGTTCGCCGACGAACACCACGCCGACACGCTGGCGGGCCACGAGCGCTGGCTCGCGTTCGTCGACCAAGTGCGGTGA